The sequence below is a genomic window from Syntrophorhabdaceae bacterium.
GCTCTCGTGAAGCGCTTGTTCCGCATGTTCCCGTTCAATGATCTGGTGTTCGAGTTCCGATACTGCCTTTTTTTCCGAACGGCGATGTATCTCCGCCGTTTCCGTGGGGGGTTGTTTTTTCGTCTTATTCCGGTCTTTCATCTTCTTTCACCTGAGCGGACCTATTGTGTTCCGGCATACTGTGTCTTTGCTTTCCTGCCAAAGGGGATACCCAGTTTCCTCATCCTGCTGCGCAATGTGCCGGGATGCAAGTGAAGGATAGCGGCAGCGCCCTTCGGTCCCTCAACGTTCCCACCGGCCATTTCCATTGCCCGCATAATATGCTGGACCTCCATATTCTTCATGCTCAGGTCGGTTGCTCCCGGACCATGACTACCCGGTTCATCCTTTGCCGGCTTGATACCGACAATATCCTCGAAACCGAGAGGTTCTCCTCTGTGGATGACGATAGCCCGCTCAACGGCATTGCTTAATTCCCTTACATTTCCTGGCCAGTCATATTCCACGAGCTTTTCCATCGTACCCGGGACAAGCCTCGGCATAAAATGCAGCCCTATCTCCTTTGACTTTCTGCGTATGAAGTACTCAACAAGGGCCGGGATGTCGACCTTCCTCTCCCTCAATGGCGGTATGCGGATCGGGACAACACATAAACGGTAGTAGAGGTCATCCCTGAACTGGTTTTCCTCTACAAGCCTCCGGAGGTCTTTATTCGTTGCGGAAATAATCCGCAGGTCAATCTTTATCGATTGGGTCCCGCCGACGCGTTCGATCTCTTTTTCCTGAAGGACGCGCAGCAAGCGGACCTGGGCATGGAGGGGGAGCTCGCATATCTCATCGAGGAAGATGGTCCCCCTGTGGGCACGCTCGAACCTGCCTCTCTGCTGAGAGATGGCGCCGGTGAAAGCACCCTTCTCATGTCCGAAAAGCTCGCTGTCGATGAGGGAATCGGGGATGGCCCCGCAGTTCACCTTGATGAGCGGTTCGTTATTCCTCGGTGAAAAGTTGTGGATC
It includes:
- a CDS encoding sigma 54-interacting transcriptional regulator, whose amino-acid sequence is MKIDENQFFREITLRICGSLDIEKALWNCYLYTTNIIPADELILTVYDPGAGTLDVVATANNKGGMNRADKVPMPPDLQKQLNEPSKFPRVRISDDVYRDTIVGLVAERYRWPDSSIIVGRLIIENKFVGSFIVRADGKNRYTEDDAKLWSLINEPAAIALANSLRYQELIKLKELLADDSNYFQNELRRGFSEEIVGAQFGLKSVMDQVLKVAPLSSPVLLEGETGTGKELIANAIHNFSPRNNEPLIKVNCGAIPDSLIDSELFGHEKGAFTGAISQQRGRFERAHRGTIFLDEICELPLHAQVRLLRVLQEKEIERVGGTQSIKIDLRIISATNKDLRRLVEENQFRDDLYYRLCVVPIRIPPLRERKVDIPALVEYFIRRKSKEIGLHFMPRLVPGTMEKLVEYDWPGNVRELSNAVERAIVIHRGEPLGFEDIVGIKPAKDEPGSHGPGATDLSMKNMEVQHIMRAMEMAGGNVEGPKGAAAILHLHPGTLRSRMRKLGIPFGRKAKTQYAGTQ